The Silene latifolia isolate original U9 population chromosome 4, ASM4854445v1, whole genome shotgun sequence region tggtttgtggagttggtgttaagtgtccatgttttataggttggggttttgtttggACTTCTTTGTAGCATTGTtgtgtcttgaccgagttagtatgtttgtttttatgtatgggttgaacttcggggacgaagttctttttaaggggggaagattgtaacactgcggatttttataagctaagtactcgaccgagtagagcctactcggccgagtagtgtcaggagtgtagtttgtttgggttctgctgaggaatactcggccgagtatggtgaatactcgaccgagtagaggatactcggccgagtatacactttactcgaccgagtatccggcctgacgggtattatttccgcgaaGTTGGTTataatgattagaggttatatatcatcgttcgtcagtttctaaaatcattttctccccaaaaacataaactacgttcattatcctctaatcatcttcatcattccaagtcaaaggttgtcgattgtgggttctagcatctcattccgtgtcaatcgccgtagtaagtgtcttatacttgttcatctattgtcattcttataagttagcaaaccctaatttggttaatttggggatttagggttttggtcatcatatgtcgttgattgttgattatcgctgttgtaggtgatgatgtgttactagttgtgcaattatatgattgattgcagcgtagcggattacgaaaaggtagggtttccctacttagtttaCTGTTCAATGTTAAGGCATGTTTGTTGTGTGATTAtcgttatctgttgatcatcggagtatggagattcttgtgacgatgttggtatgagagtgttgtgacagctgtaatgtggtatgattgtgattgtggtggagtcacttgcgggagtggcttcacaccctagttcgccctccgtggaacccgccacgggaggggatgtgcacattaagggacagggattgttagtcgctcgttgtgagtggactaggtggggatgggctgcggtcacccatctggcggcgaggattaccattgcgatgggtaatctggcggggctacacacttcggtgtgtagtcgattcttgtgtgagatcgatgatcagctggttgtattgttgttgtcttatattgattgagtaggcccgaccccgtgttgttgttttgtaaaactgcggtgatccattcggggatggtgagcgattgtgaAGGTAATgcgagatgtttagctatgggacagtcatggggagtcatcacgtcaagtctagcttccgttgttatgagtttagatgtcttggatttcatttgtattgagaccttgtacgtttattttgagttgggctgagataatgtaatctctaacttttatactttaataaatgttgtttggaatttgtaactttgatatactaacctcgggaagccgagatggtaacagcctttcatgctagggtagtccttggtaaggtaccttggtatgagggggtgttacataatgTACACGAGCTTTTCTCCTTTAATAACATAGAGGTTTTTCTGACATGTTAGTTTGTACCATAACTCGAACGTTACATGAAGTCAATTACGGTTAGGAAATTGAGATAACACCACCCAGTGGTACTTAAATTCGGTACCAACGGTGACATTTTAGTAAATTATTATCATAGTATCTTATTTCTCTCTACaacttttcaaaattcaaacttGTTTACAATTGAAGGATAGTTTTGGAAGTTCAATATTTTTATAATAAAGAAAATAGATTTTTTATTTGCCAATTCATCAACTCAATTCGTCATTGTTGTTGCATCAAATTCTTATGCAACTTTTTAATACTTTATCTAGGGATGCAACAATAGTtaatttaaacaacttttatGTTTGTATTTCACACGCTTTGACATTAATCAATACTGCATTGGTTGTAAAATTATTAGCACTATATTGCTCTATGTGACCTAACGATGATTTGATGATCAATGAATTTATATCTGGCGATTAATCAGCTTTAGCCATCACATTATATACTTGATTATAAGTACTTAATACAACAAAAAAATATACAATACATGATTAGAGATGCATATGCATATCTTGACAATTTAATCTGATATTTTTCTAAATCCGGGAAATTAAAATCACATATAAATGTACAAGTCTAACACCAACCTTTTACTTAACAAAATACCCTCCCAACTAAATCAGTTATCTGCGTCTTCTACTCTTCTTGCTAACACATTAAAAACATTGTATAttatctataaatactattaaaaggctagcataaaaatgccacgtagacaatgcaacatgagatgaaaaaaagccacgtacacaataacaatgtgacttggcaaactaatatgacatggattatcaatttattattatattgcattaatttaattcacttattttctttaaaaatccatccatattccattagctttaaacttaattaactcaaaaaaactacaataagaaaatacacattaactataagttaataatttcaagaaatttcatatggattagtattatatgtattcgaaataaaaaaaaactaaatacataagaaattaataACGAAGAaaaataaatgaagttgaaaacaaacaaaaaattgtattgtcagatttgtcactaattcactacttttttttttgaaaggcactaattcactattgttgttattataactttgttgtatatagaagatgttttatagaactaattaatcaacaaataagtattaaatatcatataaaatattttcttagggaaatataaaatatatggaaaaaaaatatttatttaatttaagtaatttacaaacaaattcggtaaatacttaaatgaaattaaacactaGTAATAAAATTCTAAAAGGGTACTAATACCGTGTATTtaattcatgaaattatttcacgtaaaggataaggttttggaaaatataaaatatgtggaaaagaaaatatttatttaatttaaacaatttacaaacaaattctgtaaatacataagtaatttaaacactaataatagaattttaaaagagTATTAATACCacgtatttagttcatgaaattatatcacgtaaatgataatttaaatgagaccttctccattccacttttattgtttaattatcctttaaaaaattttccaaattaattaatttttcaaaatttagtatgataaatgacttaactattagtatctatacaatataataaaaaggcaagatgagtagtttattatttggtgtgtgtcatgttaagcaattttaagtgccacattttatgttattctttgcattttatctatacaatatagttaaaatcctacttaatacatttaattttaatccacgtgtaatttttctattggttactaataattcaattatattaattacttaattatctaactaaaagtaaataattatctaactaaaagtaatctctaaataccatgtgttacatgcttataaaatacaaacaaaataaaaaaataatagtggcaaacacaaaaaataaattaatacaaactctttattttcctctcataaatttggtattaatctacctattcatttaactttttttttgttttatttaatagatggtcttttggtttttcctcgcaattattatactttgtatttatttcaccattttttttatctcccccttagttcacacaacattcttcttctctcaaataaattattgaaattaattacaaaaattttcttatataaatattatagcaattttatttttcatttttatccaaaacatTGGTAGGTAAAatatgcatatataaccaattgaattatttaattttttaattcttattatattttgaattaattaatagtttgaatcttatataaatattacaacaatcctacttttcatttttatccaaaaagttggtaggtaaagtatgcatatataaccaattgaattatttaacttttttattcttattatgttttgaattaattaatagttagaatcttatttaattattgtttttgTATTTGTATTAAAATTACAGGAGGATGACATAGTCACATATCAaaaacattgcatgaaatctggAAATAATGGTTATGAAACTTCTTTGCAATTATCTTTTGACTTGAATATATTTTTCAGTTTCATTgagttttcctttttttattattaatatgatGTATGCGCAATATCAAATTGTACTATGAATCTCTAATTAttggtgacatgttacattatatattCCAACCCTTGGAATATTAATTGACAAATTTTGTAAATTGTACTAAATTGTCTTATACCCTTTCGTCCACTTTATTAGTTTTCCGTGTACTCTTCAACTTGTATTTTGTAAATCAGGTTATAAATCAAATATATTAGTCTACAAACAGATTATAAATCAAATGTCTTAATGGAAGTGTTGAAGTTATATGCTCCAAGGATATAAATCGGATCTTTTAATGGGGATCAAGGTAAATATTTTGCATGGTTTTTTTATTGAAATCCAATGATCATTTTCCAATCCATTGTTCCATTTTGAATTCTTTCAaacctttaaatcattttttgttttccatcaaatattttcttctagccctctcaatatttcttcgaaaaatatttactttttttgcttgtatatatttttcttttctcataatcaatagttacgaatattttttaattatcaccccacttctcttttttttttgtccaTTTATATATTATCACTCTTTTTCTTTAATTTCTATTTTGGGACTTACTTTTTACCAATGTTTCTTATaactttttttaaaattacaaaataatgtcATCATTTAAGGGCAAAATTCTCACATTACTCcaccaattgcaaactttttccttttattttcaattggtttttatattttattaatattaattattgcACACAAGCAAATGAGGTGATAATTAAAAAAATGGAAGAAGTATAATAATACAAATTGTGTATCCTTATTTCTTTGAAATTCATTGGGATAGGCGTTAAAGCTCCTCACATAAAAGTTTACCAACAACAAAAGATATAGAGATGACTCTAATTGACAAGAGATATAGTCGAAATGAAACTAGAATGATGTTCATTGTTTAACAAATACATTTTCTCGTGTATCCTCTCAAAAATTGCTCACATgaaatttatttttaaaattattgaATGCGTATTTAGTCTAAAACTTTATTTGTACAAGTCACATGTCATCAACTCCTTCCTAATAATTTAAGCATATCACTTAGGTATTTCGTTATACAAAACCATTTCAATAACATTTTTCCCAATACGTTGGAAATCAATTGAATTTACAAGGACGATGTTGCAAGACCGACGAGCCGACAAGAattataaatgtattatttgttaaaagtttaacaaactccattgcatttaagaaaataaacttgtaattttagcataattagtaagataaacataagttgTATTTTAACATAGCGCTTTCTGCGCATTATTCATATCGTCTCTAATTGACTAAAGGCAATATGTAAAATTTAGTTATAAAATATCAttaccattcattcatttatatattttacatatttactttattttacattTATTTTTTCATTAGAATACCTTAGGTAATAAGGAATAGAATTAGATGTTCAAGTGTCCAACATTTTGTTTCTTTGTCGGATAAAAATAGGACCAAGGTTCTCCGAACGcaccaaaacaacactaaaaacaATTTATCAAGTACTAGAATGCCAAAAGCCGTCAATGTTGAGTGAACTGAATAACCACCATGACAAAGCCAAGCGCCCTCGAAATCCAGAGACAATCTAAACACCGTAAAAAGAAAAGCACTGAGAACAAAACAGAAAGGGACTAACGAGTaattaacacaacaagacaacaTTCGGTAAAAGGACTAAGACAATGAGGACCGTAGCAAAATAATAGTAGTTTTCAAAGTTAATATTCCACTGTTTGAATGCAATTTTACGTTTCCCATAATTTGTGTTGACTTTGCTTATAGGCTTTGAGAATAAGTTGTTTAAAGTGCTCTAATGAAACACAAGGCAATACAATTTTCCATTTAATTTATATGCAATACCAGTTTTCAAAATCAGATAATGGACATTCGTATGTTCTTTAAAATGAGGGATTCATGGGTTTTGGTGCTATAATATATCTTACCTCATGAACTGTGACAGGACTCTCTTTATTGCCTTACTTAGGTATCCTACCAACATAtctccaaaataataagcaagaagacaaacaagccgaataacgcattcatgaacgataccgcaaaaataatagaacaaaaacaatcaaacccgtgattctcacgggtcacaaaactagttcttATTTATAAAGGTTGTAAACAAAAGTAGGTGTTAGGCTAGGTTATAAGTTTCCTCGTTCTCTACAACTGCATATAAGAATTTATGgcaaattattgtaatttatttttgtTATGCTAAAATCAATTGTCAAATTATTTCTTATAAATGGCTGGGTTGCAGAACTCTACAAAACAAATTCTCTTTATCCATTGTGACAATCCCAATAGTAGTACCAAAACGTATGAAGTATTATGTTTAAGAAAATCCATCTAGTGTAACTATCCAATATGCAAGTTATTTGCCTGTATATAAATAACAAATATTAAGTGACTAATACTTTCGTTGCTAAAATGTCGGGCCAACATATTTATATACTTGAACGTGGGCTTAATTTTATAAAATTATGTTGTAACAATGAATAACTTCCCGTAATTTTCCTTCGATAGAGGATGTAGACGTGTATAGATTTTGAAACAAAAATTGGGGAAAATTTCTGAGAAACATGACTATGTCCAAGAATTCATTATAATATTTGCTTGAAAAAAGATTACCGAAATATATGAATTGTGTTGTATTTGTTGAGGCAAGTGATTTGTCAAATAATTGTACAAAAATATACAAAGAGGTACAACAAAGTAGTCTCTCGGTAGTGACACTACTTGTGCACACTATGTCGGGGCATTCCAATCTCGTATTAGATCAAAGCAGCGTAGCACCTGAAACGAATACATAAAAAAATCAATGAGTATATATATTGAAATGAGAGAACCAAcaaatatgagcataaaaatCAATCAAACTAATCATTTGTTATCATTCTCATGCAATAAGATAGCAAAATATGGAGAAAAGTAACATAaataaatcaaagtaaaaaagaaTCAGCTATTAGAAATAGACAATGTATAACTACTCTACAGTCTACACGTACATGATAGAAACGAATCTCATGGATTGCATATTACAATATATATACACAGCAACAGAAGTATTATAATGAACATCTAACACTTTCGGATAAAGTTAGTCTAGCTGTCAAACTCCAATACCAGTATATTAAAAACATTAACTTCAATATATTTCTCGATCTTCTAATAAGTAAACACAAGCTAAAgatatttttattaaaaaattaatttagatagttttaaaaagttggactctctgtaatcgctcgaaaaaagtttcctttattcatatagatagatagatagatagatatagattctttcattaaaattaatcttttctttAATTTATATAGTTTTCACTAAAtactaaattataatattttaattaaaatataaataaaggcaAACTATAAACTATTAAATCTTTAATTGATGTTATTATTTGAGAATTACTGGACTCATattatgtataaacaaaactataaatcgttttgattactttcatgaCAACAAAAAATTGAGATGATCTATAATTTAGAATCATTAGATTTGTGGTAtaaaaaaatttttttaaaaaaaaatacatttcaacacattactcaattctcttgaattaattttcaattttaatttttcttttctcaaaacaaaatacaataacgagaaaaatgaacaattaatgagataccactattcTTTTAAGTTCACTTTTACTCGATTTTCTTAAATAATTTTACAGTTATGTTTTCTTTTCtttatatcaaaatataatgacatgaaatatgaaaaattaataaagtgTTAATTTAGCATatgattaagtaatacaaaaataaaagctTTATAAATACCACGCATTCATTGCACGGGATCTAAATTGGttttatattatttgtaccaAAGACCCCAACACTGCTAAACTTGGACAATGGACATGCAAAATCATGGCCATTTTTATGTTTTTCCTGAGCATTTTTTACCTATGGTAAGCATGAATAGGGAGATTTGTGATTTCTTCCTTGTAAGCAgacattttttttatgtttttcctGAGCAAGTTGACAGTTAAATGAACGATTTCGGATCAAATAAGCCAAAGATAAATTAAGTTCTACTAGAATTGATTGCATATATTACAAGACAAAATGTCACTGTTTCATAGTTTCAGATAAACAAAAAGATCGAAAATCTAATAATTATAAGTAACTTCTGAAAGTTGAACTGGGATTCTACTGGGAAGCTTTAGCTTTAGAAATCTCCTCCAGAAGATATTTGGTTTCAGCTGCAACATCAACTGGAATGACTGCTCTTAATGTGATCCTTTGTCGCTTTTCGTTCATGTACTCGTTCTGCACTACGCTTACACGGAAATGGTAAGGCATCCATGTTGCTTCTTTCAGCTTTGTTTGGTAGGGACTTTCCTCTCCCTCCTGCAAAATATCGAGATACAGTATTGGTTAGACACAAATTTTGGTCGAAAAGTGATGATAAGTGTTTAGATGGAGGTAAGATCAGACACCAACCTCTGATTTCAACTTGTCAAGCTCATCAGCAGAGCAACCAATAATTCTCTCAGCCTGATCGTTGAATGTCGAAACCCAAGCTTCACCACTTGCATCCGAGATTTTAGCATTCATGATGTATCTGAATGATACAAAGATACAATCAGAATTTAGAATCTAGTCGAGATGAGAATATTTGCAGCTGCCCTAGTTATGTTCAGTTGCTTCTTACCTTAAGTTGCATTCCTCCTCATTCTTCTGACATCCTTCACACCAGTATCCAGATCCTATTGCTTCTGTTACCTTCTTATTGCATGTCTTACAAGCTCGATACCACATTGCTTGGTCGGGCTTAATCAGGCTTATATATGCCCTCAGGTTGAAGAACACAGGCTGCCAACAGAAGCATTGTATTAGCTCCACTGTTTCACAAAGAGAGACATTTTTTTCTTGAAAGTTTAGTCATCAGATATTCAGAACAGGTAAAACAAACTGCTGCAATACCTTTTCATCGCCTAAAGATGGGTTGCTTGTGATATGAGAAATGGTGACTCGGTCTGTGTACACAGACCTCCCACCTGCATTAGCAGAAGGGCTCAACCCAGCACCAGCAGAAGCCATCGGAGCATCTTTACCTTCAGAATCGTACCTGAAACATCAGAAAACATTAGAGAGATGCTTCACAAACATCTTGGAAGCAACTTAAAATAGTTCAGGACTTACCAAGACTTCAACTTTTTTGATTCAGGTAGATCAGGGTCGACTTTTATTATACTTTTGCTCACTGCCGATAAGGAAACACCTTGGAAGTCGCTAACTCTAACACCCTTAATGGCTACAACAGGGGACTTATCAGCCATGTCCAGCAATTCCTGTCCTAATGTTGTGGCATGGTCATTCCACAGAGAAACTACAACTGTTTTATTCCTGCAATCAGACATTACCAGATATATGACTTACATTGTTACATTTAGGAGAAACAACTTCACAATTAATGAGAGCCAATAATGAACACTTACGATTCATCAGCAATGGTTATATCACGCTTTGTTATCATATCATTGTTAATCTTTCTCTTAATACTCGTGGTTGGGGACACATTTTGAACAACTCCAATAACATCTGCAAGTAAGAAATATATTATTAGATTCACACACAGGTTGAAAACATCTAATAAGTATAGGAAATGGGAATTTCATGTTTCATACCCACAAGCTCCTTTCCATTTACATATGGACCCAACTGATCAATCGGGACAAAGTCAAACTTTGTTTCCGGAATGAATACACCTTCATCTTTGGCTTCCTCGACAAGAGAATACTCATTCAGGGTCATTTCATAATCATTAGGCACGGTCCTGTACTGCTTGTTAGCCACTTTCAGACTTCCCTTTGATATGTAATATGCCCTCCCCATTTGGAAAGTGTCATAGAACTTTCTCGCAGCTTCATTGAACATTGTTGCTTGTATTTGAGTACCCTACATGAATATGGAAATTAGAACCAAATAAAACTCAAATCAATGAAAGAAATACTAATGAAGCAGATTGATTTTTTATCTGGCTCACATCTTCATCAGTCAGCTCAACATTGAAGACATTTCCTTCGCCTCTTGCGTTTTTGTAGCTACGCAGGTTCCCCTTGTTGGTAACTCTGACCTTAATGGTCCAGTTACCTTGGTAAGGGTTCAAAGAAGCTAGAGGGTGAACTCTTCTTGTCATCGAAGTTCGTGCAGCAGGAGCCATACTGCAATACAAAGGATATAATAAGCTTCAAGACATATACAGAACGCTAACTTAACAATTCATATACCATTGACAATCAACATTACTATAAAAGACATAAGCCTCTCCTGCAGGAGGAGCTCATACTTCGACAAATTGCTGAAAAATATTTGAAACGGAATGGATTTGACCAAAACATAACTAAGAACAAAGACTTAATCCCAATTTGATACAAAGTCAGCTAACATGAATGATCCTTCAAAACCATTTCAAGCAgaagatctaaattaattaaacaacaTTTTCAGATTGAAGCTTCATGTAATATAGACAAGTCACTGAAGTATGTAATCATACTTCCTACAAATAACCATattataaacaataatttcatattGCCGAAAAAGTTTGAAACATAATGAATTTGAGCAAAACGTAACTAACAACAATGCCTTAGTCACAAAATGATTCAAAGTCGGCTAACATGAATGATCCTTCAAAACCATTACAAGCAGAAGATCTAAATTAAACAACATTTTAAGATCAAAGCTTCATTTAATATAGACAAGTCACTGAAAAAGAAATGAACATACTTTTGGCTTTGCTCATGCATAATCTGAGCAGCAGATTTCGCAACCGGGATCTGTTTAGGCTTCAAAAGAATACCACCATCTTCTTTCTTAACCTCCGTCTTCATCTCCACGTCCTCATTCTTCACCTCGGTCTTAATCTCCGCATCAAGCGCAGGAGAT contains the following coding sequences:
- the LOC141653252 gene encoding replication protein A 70 kDa DNA-binding subunit B, producing MEVKTVTHDAISKIKANPSPDSSADVPDLVIQVLDLKAVGNRFMFTASDGKEKLKGILQSSFSQMVSSGAIQNLGLIRVLDYTLNDIPNKSEKYLMVTNCESVSPALDAEIKTEVKNEDVEMKTEVKKEDGGILLKPKQIPVAKSAAQIMHEQSQNMAPAARTSMTRRVHPLASLNPYQGNWTIKVRVTNKGNLRSYKNARGEGNVFNVELTDEDGTQIQATMFNEAARKFYDTFQMGRAYYISKGSLKVANKQYRTVPNDYEMTLNEYSLVEEAKDEGVFIPETKFDFVPIDQLGPYVNGKELVDVIGVVQNVSPTTSIKRKINNDMITKRDITIADESNKTVVVSLWNDHATTLGQELLDMADKSPVVAIKGVRVSDFQGVSLSAVSKSIIKVDPDLPESKKLKSWYDSEGKDAPMASAGAGLSPSANAGGRSVYTDRVTISHITSNPSLGDEKPVFFNLRAYISLIKPDQAMWYRACKTCNKKVTEAIGSGYWCEGCQKNEEECNLRYIMNAKISDASGEAWVSTFNDQAERIIGCSADELDKLKSEEGEESPYQTKLKEATWMPYHFRVSVVQNEYMNEKRQRITLRAVIPVDVAAETKYLLEEISKAKASQ